Proteins from a genomic interval of Antedon mediterranea chromosome 5, ecAntMedi1.1, whole genome shotgun sequence:
- the LOC140049397 gene encoding uncharacterized protein: protein MDLLKKLWGFTCVLIIVYNTEPNFVNALHEHNCLLSSMMVRDKKDYNVKMDRVVNSRSAIQCVSFCTLDPTCVSIRFDGINSCVMYSVESGSLDTDNGQPTYYEITKIRNHECIGYNENNEEVKCVYQHGHECENMICKQYVTTANYEYRFDILILQVETTTRIEFSAVAKSDVHIALSSSPGVMTPMYEIVIGGWGNTKSVIRRCSQCDNEKEHAETGMLSVDKFTKFWISFENGSIRVGLVGSDPFMEWDDPNPFPFKYVGFSTWHNIKGIFQFCH from the exons ATGGATTTGTTGAAGAAGTTATGGGGTTTTACCTGTGTACTGATCATTGTTTACAACACTG aGCCAAACTTTGTAAATGCATTACACGAACATAACTGTTTGTTGTCAAGCATGATGGTCCGTGATAAGAAAGACTATAATGTTAAAATGGATCGTGTTGTTAACTCTCGTTCTGCCATTCAATGCGTCAGCTTTTGTACTCTTGACCCAACATGCGTGTCTATCCGTTTTGATGGAATTAATTCATGTGTGATGTACAGCGTCGAAAGCGGTAGTTTAGATACTGACAATGGTCAACCTACATACTACGAAATTACCAAG ATAAGAAATCATGAATGTATTGGTTACAATGAAAACAACGAGGAGGTCAAATGCGTTTACCAACATGGACATGAATGCGAAAATATGA TCTGCAAACAATATGTTACAACTGCAAACTACGAATATCGTTTTGATATCCTAATACTACAAGTAGAAACGACGACAAGGATAGAGTTCAGTGCCGTTGCTAAAAGTGACGTTCACATTGCCTTATCGTCAAGTCCGGGGGTTATGACACCAATGTATGAGATTGTGATTGGTGGCTGGGGAAACACTAAATCAGTCATACGCCGCTGTTCGCAGTGTGACAATGAGAAAGAACATGCTGAAACTGGAATGCTATCTGTGGATAAGTTTACCAAATTCTGGATATCGTTTGAAAATGGATCAATACGTGTTGGTCTGGTAGGCAGTGACCCTTTCATGGAATGGGATGACCCAAATCCATTTCCTTTCAAATACGTTGGATTCTCAACATGGCATAACATCAAAGGAATTTTTCAATTTTGCCATTAA